The Aestuariibaculum lutulentum genome segment AAGTGAGTTGCCCAATTTATGATGAAGATATAAAAAGAGAAATTATTGATACCTTTAATATATCCTGGAGCGATAATGTTAAAGCACGTATTATTTGCGACTCGCAAGAGAATAAATATCGAGTTAATGACAAGGAAAAGGTAAGGTCACAATTTGCCACTTACGAGTATTATGTAGATAAAATGAAAAACTAATATGCTTTCAATTAAAAAATATGCAGCGATAGATATCGGTTCCAATGCGGTAAGATTACTTATATCTAATATTATTGAACGCGAAGGGAAACCAGTTAAGTTCAAAAAGAACTCTTTGGTACGTGTCCCTATTCGTTTGGGAGCAGATGTTTTCGTGAATCAAAGAATATCTAAGGAAAATACACAGCGTATGCTGGATACCATGCTGGCTTTCAGGTTGCTTATGAAATCTCATAAAGTGGTTAAATATAAAGCCTGTGCTACATCAGCAATGCGCGAATCGACTAATGGAAAAAAAATTGTGGAAGCCATTTCCCAGCAGTCCGGAATAAAAATCGATATTATTGATGGCGAGGAAGAAGCAGCTATTATTGCAGCTACCGATTTAAACACATATATCGACGAAAGTAAAACTTATTTATATGTCGATGTAGGTGGGGGTAGTACTGAGTTTACCGTAATTCATGAAGGTGTTCAGGTTACCTCCCGATCATTTAAAATAGGAACTGTACGTTTACTTAACGATATGGTCTCTAAAGAAACCTGGCTCGATTTGGAGGCCTGGATTAAAACCCATACTAGTCAGTATGATATGATATCTGTGTTAGGTTCTGGAGGTAACATTAATAAGATTTTTAAAATTTCAGGTAAAGCCTTAGGAAAACCGCTTTCTTACTTTTATTTAACCTCATATTACAATACACTTCAAAGTTATTCATACGAAGAACGTATTTCAGAATTAGACTTAAATCAAGACCGTGCAGACGTTATTATACCGGCAATGCGAATTTATTTATCGTCAATGAAATGGAGTGGTGCCAAAAACATCTATGTACCGAAGATTGGTTTGGCCGATGGTATTATAAAAAGTATATACTACGATACGGTTTCGAGCAATACACAGTAAAATTATGCACTTCACCTTTTAAAATTGTAAGATTTTAGGTTTATAATATATATTCGTGTTACTTATTTAGTTAAGCAACAGATTTACATACTAAACCTATATTATTATGAAAAAAATACTACTTACAATACTTCTTGGTGCGTCCTTTTACGGGTTTTCACAAGATGTAAAATTTGGTGTTAGAGGAGGATATAATATATCAAATCTAGATTTTAAGGATACACCAATCATGGAAAACAAGCATAGAAATAGCTTTTATTTCGGCGCTTTCAGTGATATCGCTTTCTCCAAAGGATTTTCATTGGTTCCAGAACTTCAGTTTTCTGCTGAAGGTGCTAAAGATGAAGTTTTAAACTTAGACTACATTCAAATGCCTATCTTTTTAAAATTCAGACTTGCGGAAAAACTACGTTTCGGTATAGCGCCACAAGTGGGATTAAAAGTTCATAAAGAGGAAGATATGATGAAAAACTTCGCGTACTCTGGTGTCGCAGGTTTAGATTATAAGATATCGTACAGCCTGTTTGCAGACGTACGATATACTTACGGATTCTCTAATATCTTTGATGATAATGTAAATGCTGAAGCTAAAAACACCAATATCCAAATAGGTGTTGGGTTTAAATTTTAACCGTGTATAGCTTCAGAAGTACCTAATTTAGACATAA includes the following:
- a CDS encoding Ppx/GppA phosphatase family protein, whose translation is MLSIKKYAAIDIGSNAVRLLISNIIEREGKPVKFKKNSLVRVPIRLGADVFVNQRISKENTQRMLDTMLAFRLLMKSHKVVKYKACATSAMRESTNGKKIVEAISQQSGIKIDIIDGEEEAAIIAATDLNTYIDESKTYLYVDVGGGSTEFTVIHEGVQVTSRSFKIGTVRLLNDMVSKETWLDLEAWIKTHTSQYDMISVLGSGGNINKIFKISGKALGKPLSYFYLTSYYNTLQSYSYEERISELDLNQDRADVIIPAMRIYLSSMKWSGAKNIYVPKIGLADGIIKSIYYDTVSSNTQ
- a CDS encoding porin family protein, whose product is MKKILLTILLGASFYGFSQDVKFGVRGGYNISNLDFKDTPIMENKHRNSFYFGAFSDIAFSKGFSLVPELQFSAEGAKDEVLNLDYIQMPIFLKFRLAEKLRFGIAPQVGLKVHKEEDMMKNFAYSGVAGLDYKISYSLFADVRYTYGFSNIFDDNVNAEAKNTNIQIGVGFKF